From Aegilops tauschii subsp. strangulata cultivar AL8/78 chromosome 5, Aet v6.0, whole genome shotgun sequence:
GACTTGTTGACCATGAATAATTGCCCCCTCTTGTTCTCTTATGCCCCGTTCTCCTACACCAGTGATATTTTCTTGAGATACGGGTTCTTTGGGGGCTCGCCACAAATAACTTCTGCCTATAAGAGTCTTTGTACTAGTGATGTGTATAAAATAATATTTGCAATATAAAAGGGAAAAACATTAGTGAAAGTATACACCATGTGTGAATGAGAACATGGAAGAGAATATGCAATATAAAACgttcaagaaagagaaaaaacaTATAAAAATATTAGTTTGTCATAAGTGGAGTTTGGCAAGGAAGAAATATATgcaatataaaacatccaaggaaggaaaagaaatgcaaaactaaacgtcaaagaagaagaaaaatgcaAAACATTAGTGAAAGTATACACCATGCATGAATGGAAACAAGGAAGAGAATAGGCAATATAAAACATTCAAGAAAGAGGGGaaaaaaacatgtaaaaatatTAGTTTGTCATAAGTGGGGTTTGGCAAGGAAgaaatataaaacatccaaggaaGGAAAAGAGATGCAAAATTAAacctcaaagaagaagaaaaatgcaAAACATTAATTTGTCAGAAGTGGGGTTTGAACCCACGCCCTCGTAAGAGGACCAGAACTTGAGTCTGGCGCCTTAGACCACTCGGCCATCCTGACTTGTTTGTTGTGGACGAGTATAAACTATATATACACTCTAAATAACAGTATTTGGAAAACAAGCTACACGGAATGCAAAGTGACGCCTTCTTGAACGTACCATATTTGATACGACCAAATTTTGCACCATGTCAAAGTGACAAGAATTGGTACTCTCATGCACAGCAGCATACTGAGAAAGTGTTTACCGTCAACATCCAGCCGTTCCTCCCTGTTAGACATGACAGTAAACAACAAGCAACAGCACATAAACGATGAACGGACCATCATTCATAGCTTCCTAAGAATCAGCGGCACGCCGCTCCCGGGCTCCACGGTTAACCTGAACACGGGCCGATGATCGTAGCTCGGCGAGAGCGCAAACTCAAACCTGGAGAGCAGCAGCGACAGCACGACCTTGACCTCAACCATGGCGAGGTTCTGGCCGGCGCACGTCCGGGGACCCACGCCGAACGGCATGTACATGTGGTGGGGCTTGCAGGCGCGTGCTATGCCTCCGGCAAATCTTCCCGGATCAAACTTGTCGCAGTCGGCGCCCCATGCCGAAGGGTCCCGGTGAGCCAGCATGATGGAGACCCTGATGTTGGTGCCTTTCGGGATGTCGATGCCGCCAAGGTTCAGGTCCTTCAGAGCTTCCCGCGTGACAAAGGAGGCTGGCGGGTACAGGCGGAGGGTCTCCTGGATCACCATCGTTAGCTGTAATACCATTATACTTGTATTAGCACTTTGCACAAGCCAGTCACAAGGCAAGCAAAAGCTATATATGCATTCAAGTAGTTATATCAGAGGTTTGGTTACTCAGAAATATGTACGTTTGTTCAGACAAACATGCTACTAGTATTTATCTTGTTAATAAAAATAAACTCTCTCATTTACAAGAGCGAGGCTTGATCATACGTACCGTTTTCAACTTCCGTAGCTTGTCGAAGTCTAATGCTTCTCCATGACAAACGTCAAGGACTTCCACCCGAGCACGGTCCTGCCATTCAGGGTGCGCCGCAAGAAGCATCAGGCACCATGCGGCAGTGCTCGAGGTTGTCTCATGTCCCGCAAAGTAGATGTTCTTGCAGTTGTCGACGATGAAATCCTCGGGTGTGCACGAAGAGAAGGAAGCGGATTTAGAACCCTCAATGATGGAGTGCAGAAAAAACTTATTTGGGGTGGTCGCTGAATCTTGTCCGTGCTTCTTGGCTATGTTCAAGATGAGGCTACGGATGCAACTCCCCAGGTTCCAAATCTCTCTATTACTCTTTGTCGGTAAATATCTGTTTATTCCAGCAGCAAAATTCAAGCATATTTATTATCAAAAATAAGTACTCCTCTATTAGATGACAAAACATGAAAATCATGCTACTGCTTTAAAAAAAAAAGCAAAACATGTGTCAAATCATGTTGGAGTAGTGGCTAGAAAAAAACAGTCCGTCTGTGACACTCAACTTCGGTATACTATAGTGTACTGTTACTAGTTCAAAATATCCAATCCTGTAGCTTTTCTATCTGTCTAACAGCTCTTCATTGAACATGGTACATGGACTTGCGTGAAAATTGTGAAGCATTGCATGTAGAACAAATAAACATGATTTGTGTTCAAATTAATCAAGTGGAAATAGGACATATATATCGAAGTAACCCTGAAATGAATCTGATACTGGCGGAAACTTTCTGAATTCAAAATACCTGAGACAGGTACTGACCGTTGTTAGCTTAAGTACTTGTACATGTTATTGGAAAATTTGTGCTATTTCCCAAACGCATAAACTATACAGTTTCACAGCTGTGAAGAATCAATAATGGAATGCCACTGCCATCATAGCCATCATGGTATAGTATGTGAAGTAGCCTCTGGGGTTGATGTCAAATACATCATATATAAAGATAAAGATGATATGAATACATTGAACATACCTACTTCCAGGAACACCAATAAGCATACTTCGCTTCGCCATCGCTTTCTGAAGTTGGCGAATTTTGTAAAATATCTCTTT
This genomic window contains:
- the LOC109785389 gene encoding cytochrome P450 714C2 isoform X1; translation: MMMILSPRQWLLLLPPFFLSTLLFSYLYTILWLRPERLRQKLRSQGVKGPKPSFLFGNIPEMRRIQKLATPYQEEGAGPTDRFSSNYVAILFPYFLHWTRVYGSIYLYATGSIQTLHVIDPDMVKELASCKSLDLGKPSYLQKEHGALLGTGILTANGDLWVHQRKVIAPEFFMDKVKGMVNLMMDAALSMLNSWEEKVESEGGRAEILVDEFLRNFSADVISRASFGSSFVEGKEIFYKIRQLQKAMAKRSMLIGVPGSRYLPTKSNREIWNLGSCIRSLILNIAKKHGQDSATTPNKFFLHSIIEGSKSASFSSCTPEDFIVDNCKNIYFAGHETTSSTAAWCLMLLAAHPEWQDRARVEVLDVCHGEALDFDKLRKLKTLTMVIQETLRLYPPASFVTREALKDLNLGGIDIPKGTNIRVSIMLAHRDPSAWGADCDKFDPGRFAGGIARACKPHHMYMPFGVGPRTCAGQNLAMVEVKVVLSLLLSRFEFALSPSYDHRPVFRLTVEPGSGVPLILRKL
- the LOC109785389 gene encoding cytochrome P450 714C2 isoform X2 encodes the protein MMMILSPRQWLLLLPPFFLSTLLFSYLYTILWLRPERLRQKLRSQGVKGPKPSFLFGNIPEMRRIQKLATPYQEEGAGPTDRFSSNYVAILFPYFLHWTRVYGSIYLYATGSIQTLHVIDPDMVKELASCKSLDLGKPSYLQKEHGALLGTGILTANGDLWVHQRKVIAPEFFMDKGMVNLMMDAALSMLNSWEEKVESEGGRAEILVDEFLRNFSADVISRASFGSSFVEGKEIFYKIRQLQKAMAKRSMLIGVPGSRYLPTKSNREIWNLGSCIRSLILNIAKKHGQDSATTPNKFFLHSIIEGSKSASFSSCTPEDFIVDNCKNIYFAGHETTSSTAAWCLMLLAAHPEWQDRARVEVLDVCHGEALDFDKLRKLKTLTMVIQETLRLYPPASFVTREALKDLNLGGIDIPKGTNIRVSIMLAHRDPSAWGADCDKFDPGRFAGGIARACKPHHMYMPFGVGPRTCAGQNLAMVEVKVVLSLLLSRFEFALSPSYDHRPVFRLTVEPGSGVPLILRKL